GAGAATCGCTTGTGCGATCCCTACCCTTTGCAACATCCCTTTGGAGTATTGACGAAGTTTTTTATCTCGAGCCTCGAACAGATCGACCCGTTTCAAGGCCTCATGGGCGCGGTCGATAAAATCTTTCTCGGAGTCCTGTACGAGATTCCAATGCAGACGAAGAAACTCCATCCCGCTCAAAAATTCGTACAAATAGGGGCGCTCTGGCAAATAGCCAATACGTCGTTTGGCATCGAGGTCCAGGGGTTTACCGAAAAAGAGGATTTCCCCGGAGTCTGGCCGCATGAAATCAAGCATGCACTTAATTGAAGTTGTTTTCCCGGAGCCATTGCTTCCAACAAAACCTGTGGTCTCGCCGGAGGGGAGGGAAAAGGTTACGTCCTTCAGAACATGGCGGGGCTTTTCAAACAACCCGCCAGGAAATGTTTTATTTAACTTCTTCACTTCTAGAATAGCCATGAAGCTATTTTAGACAGATTCGATAGATTTTCAAATAAAGACTTCTGTAGCCCTCAAAGGCTGGACATCGCTTTGACCTGTTCTTGCTTTTCTAAGGGCTAGAACAAAGGCTTCAGCGGCATCACTTTCGGTCAAGCACGGAATGCTATAGTCCGTACATGCCCGACGGATATCGAAACTTGCTTCGATCGCACGACGGCCGGCTGTCGTATTGATAACCAAACTGACATGACCTGAGCGAATTCTATCCACACAGTGAGGACGGCCTTCATCGACTTTACGAAGCGCCAGACATTGAACGCCTTTCTGATTAAAGTAGGCGGCTGTCCCTGACGTTGCTGAAATCGTGTAGCCCATCTTCACCAAAATACGGGCCAAGCCAAGCAAGCTCTCTTTATCTTTATCACGCAAGGAGAAGAAGACTTCGCCTTTTTGCGGAAGAGAAACATTGCTCGAAATAAAGGCTTTCATAAGAGCTTCGGCATAGTCATTACCACGCCCCATGCTCTCGCCCGTCGATTTCATTTCTGGACCAAGAATAGAATCGGCCTCTGGGAATTTCTTGAATGGGAAGACAACACCCTTCACAGAAACCGTCGAAGTGTCTCGCCATTGGAGATTCTCAAGTTTCAACTGTGATTTGGTCACTCCACAGACGGCAGCAACACCCAAGTCAATCAACGGAATGCCCGTCGCTTTTGCAATAAACGGAACCGAACGGGAACTACGCGGATTGGCTTCTAGAACGTAGATCAAATCGTTTTTAATCGCCAACTGCAGATTCAGATGGCCGATGACTTTCAAGCGTTCAGCGAGCTGAATACTTAAGAGCTCAATGCGCTCACACGTAGACTCTTTCAAACGCTGTGGAGGCAAAACCCCCATACTATCGCCAGAGTGTACGCCGGCCGCTTCGATATGTTCAACGATGCCGCCGATCAGAGTCCAATCCAGGCCACGAACCAAGTCCACGTCCACTTCAAGAGCTCCAACCAAGAACTGATCAATCAGGCAAGGACGCTCAGCGGAGATAAAGTCACGATGACGTTCAAAGTAGCTTTGCAGCTCTTCACGATTCTCAACTACTTCCATGCGACGACCACCAAGAACATAGCTTGGGCGAAGAATCATCGGATAGCCGACAAGAGTTTCTTTTGCCAGGGCCTCGTCGAGGTTTGCTGCCATTGCCGAATTTGGAATTTTCAAATCAAGTTCGCGGCAGATTTTGCTGAAAAGACCGCGGTCTTCAGCCAACTCAATGGTCTCGAGGTTTGAACCCAAGACTGTGAAACCGGCCTTTTGCAGCTCCGGCGCCAAGTTGATTGGAGTTTGACCACCCAACTGAGTGACAAAGCCCATGGGCTTCGCGTAGCGCATAATCTCGATCAAGCTCTCCGCAGTGAGAGGTTCGAAGAACAAAACGTCCGAAGTATCGTAGTCTGTCGACACAGTCTCAGGATTCGAATTCACCATGATGACCGGATAGCCGGCTTTTTGGAATGCCTTCACCCCACGAACACAAGAGTAATCGAACTCAATCCCCTGCCCGATGCGATTTGGCCCGCTACCGATAAGTACAACCGGATTTTTGCCTTTCAAAGGCACGCTCTTATTGAACCAGTAGGAAGAGTAAAAATAAGGTGTTGAAGATTCAAACTCGCCTGCGCAAGTATCCACCTGCTGGAAGCGAGGATGAAGATCGTGCTTATCACGCAGATCGCGAAGATCTTGCTCTGTTTTGCCAACAAGAGCCGCTAAACGCGCGTCACTAAAACCTTTGCGTTTTGCTTCAAGCAAGAGGTCTTTATTTGCAGGACTGAATTCGGTTTTAAATTTCTTTTCAAACAACACCAACGCTTCGATTTGTTCGAGGAACCAAGGGTTGATCTGAGTCAAATCCTGCACTTCAGCGACCGTCTTACCTTCACGGAAGCTCTGGAAGAGATGATAAATACGCTGACTGTTCGGATAAGAAAGTTTATCGATAGAAAGAGTCACATCAGGGACGCCCTGCGGAGTTTTCTCCATCGAGCAAAGAGCCTTCATCAAAGACTCTTGTAAAGTGCGGCCGATCCCCATGACTTCGCCGACGCTCTTCATTTGTGTATTCAAAGTATCTTTTGAGCCAGGGAACTTCTCGAAAGCAAAGCGAGGAATCTTAGTAACAACGTAATCCAACGCCGGCTCATAGCAAGAAGGCGTCGTCTTTGTGATATCGTTGCGGATCTCATCTAAGCGGTAGCCAATTGCCAACATCGCTGCAATCTTGGCAATCGGAAAGCCCGTTGCTTTACTCGCAAGCGCAGAAGAGCGACTCACGCGCGGATTCATTTCAATCACCACGCGTTCACCCGTCGTCGGATGAGTCGCGAATTGAATATTCGCGCCACCTGTCGCCAGACCGACTTCATTGATGATTTTGTAAGCTTCATCACGCATGGATTGATATTCTTGATCGCTCAACGTCTGCTGAGGTGCTACGGTGATGCTGTCACCCGTGTGAACTCCACATGGATCCAGATTTTCAATCGTACAAACAACAACGAAAGAGCCCGCAGCATCGCGCATGACTTCAAGTTCATACTCTTTCCAACCGAGAATGCTTTCTTCAACAAGAACTTCCGATGTGGGACTTTCATGGAGAGCGCCTACCAACATTTTTTGGTAAGCTTCAGGCGTGTAAGCGATACCGCCGCCGCCCCCACCCAATGTGTAGTTCGGACGCAAAATGAGAGGGTAACCGAGCTCATCAGCTACCTGCTGACCTTGCTCGTAAGTGCGAACCATGTGGCTCTTTGGATACTTCGCACCGACTTTGTCGAGGATGCCGCGGAAAATTTCGCGGTCTTCGGCAGCTTCAATCACCGTCGGAGTCGCACCCAAAAGTTCTACTTTGTACTTTTCAAGAATTCCCTGCTTGTGCAACGCAAGCGCAAGATTCAAGGCAGTTTGACCACCAAGAGTCGGGATCACCGCATCCGGCTTTTCTTTAGCGATAATTTTTTCGAGGAAATCGACTTTAAGTGGTTCAACATAAACACGTGTTGCCACTTCGGGGTCTGTCATGATCGTCGCAGGGTTCGAGTTCACCAGGATGACTTCGAGTCCTTCTTTCATGAGCGCCTTACAGGCTTGGGTTCCGGAATAGTCAAATTCACAGGCTTGGCCGATAACAATGGGGCCGCTACCGATAATCAAGACTCTTTTAATATCAGCTCTGCGAGGCAAGGAAGACTCCTATGGTGCTTGCGAGCTCTACAAACCTAGCTTTCCGTCGTTGGTGTAAATCATCTCCGGGTTCACGTGTCTGTACTGCTCGTATTTAAAACGCATTTTAATCAGGCGAAGCATCATCACATCCGGATCCAAATCCGGATCCTTACGGTGACGCTTCACTTCGTCCAGAATGAACTTTTTCGCCAGTTCTGGATGAAAGCAAAATCCACGGGTGAATATAAAAGTATCCCCGTGCGGGATCAGGCGGGCCTCAAAGAGCTCTTCTTCGGCAAATCCAAAAATCCATGGAGAGGATTTCACGACAAGCTTCTTATTTGCCAAAAGATCTTTGATGTAAACGTCGCTGCCCTTGATCTTAATAAATTCAAAAATAGAATGACGGTTTTGTTTCAAAACCTCGAGCTGCTGCACCTCTTCCGGAGAAAAACGCAACTCACGCTCGAGCATGCAGGCTTCTAAGGGAGTTTGCCCATAGCCGCTGAGCTCGCGAGTAAAGAAATACCAGTCATAGAATTGCGACATGCGCAGTTCATAATACTCTGAATGCTCATCCAAAGTGCCGGAGTTCTCGAAGAATTCCTTTTTGGCACGAGCCAATTCGATTTTGAACATATCCCCAGCAAAGTGGTTGAGGATTTTTTCTATGAGCTTTTCGTACTCGTTCATAAAACTTTCTCTATAAAAAACTTAAACAAGTTCTTGGCCTCGTGAGGCCCAGGACATGCTTCAGGATGGTACTGAATTCCAAGATATTTCTTCTCAGGATTATAGAACCCCGCCACCGTTCCATCATTCAAATTTATCTGGGTGACGCGGGCCTCAACCGGCAAAGTTTTCGGATCCACGGCATAACCGTGGTTTTGGCTCGTTACGTAGATCTGCTCCAGGAGGTCATCCTTAATCGGATGGTTGGCCCCACGGTGACCGAACTTCAATTTATAGGTTTTAGCCCCCAAAGCGAGCGACAAAACCTGATGACCCATGCAAATCCCGAAAACCGGCTTTTTGCCAATCAAATCTCGAATGGTCTGTGGCGCCACCTGCACGTCCGCAGGATCCCCAGGGCCGTTTGTCAGCATCACAAAATCAGGATTTGTAGAGAGAACTTCCTGTGTCGTAGCACGGCTCGGATAAATCGTGAGCTCCGAACAGTATTTCTGCAACTCACGCAAAATGTTCTCTTTGGAGCCAAAATCTAAGACAGCCACTTTGGGTCCGCCCAAGAAATCGCCACGGCGAGTTTCTTTAGTTTTGCGGCTCGCAAGATAAACCCAGTCTTTGTCGAGTTTTTTCTTTTCAGCAATCAGAGCGGACGCCTTTTTCTTAGCATCTGCTTCATTCTCGGCCTGAACAAGGGCGCCCCAAGGGGTTCCTCCTGAACGAAGGCGCAAAACCAGTTCGCGCGTATCGAGCTCAGAAACTGCTGGAATGCCATTTTCATTGAGACGTTGAATCCAAGTTTTATCGCGGCCAGATTCTTGAAGCTGGAGAGCGATAAAGCCTTCGATCCACAACCGGCCTGACTCCCAAACTTGGTTATCAACACCGTAGTTCCCCATCATCGGAGCGGTCATCACCACAATCTGGCTGAAGTAAGATGGATCTGTGGCAATCTCCTCATACCCAGAGTGAGAAGTATTAAAGACAACCTCTCCCGCGCGGTCTTCACCACCGTGCCATTTTCCAAAATAAACTTCACCAGTTTCTAAAACGAGAAAAGCTTTTTTCATGACACCACCTTTTGGGACAAAACATTTGCAAGCAAAGCCTGGCGCACATAAGTGCCCCATTTTACCTGCTCGAGAATCTTACAGCGCGGATCCTGATTCACATCGAGATCTAATTCTACTCCGTAGTTGACCGGGCCTGGATGCATGACCAAGCCATCGGACTTCCAGGATTTTAGCTTTTGCAAATTCAAACCAAACTGTTCGCGATAACTTGCCACAGAGAACTTCTCGACGTGACGTTCGTGTTGCACTCTCAAGGCCATGATAGACGTAGCCCACGAAAGGCCTTCGTCTAAGCGAGAGAAATACTTACCTTGATAGCCTTCAGGCAAAAACTCTTTTGGCCCACAAACAGCGATTTCATAACCGAGAATCTTCGCAAGCTGAAAGTGAGAGCCGATCACACGGCTATGCTTCACATCACCAATCACGAGCAGCTTTTCTTTTGTAAAATCGCGGCCGTTAGCTTTCAAGGTCATCGCATCTAGCAAAGCTTGAGTTGGATGAGCCTTCTTGCCCCAACCTGCATTCAAAATCGGCATTTTGATCTTCTTTTGCAGATCATAGAGATCGACATCGTCCCCGCAGCGAATAATAACTGCAGCGGGCTCCATCGCCGCGATATTGAGAACCGTGTCCTCAATACTTTCACCTTTTTCCAAACTTGTGCCCGCAGCACCGTCTAACAACAGCGGATGGACTCCTAAGCGTCCTGCCGCGGCTTCGAAGCTGAAACGCGTGCGAGTGCTGGGCTCAAAAAATAACAACGCCGCGGTTTTCGCGGCGAAATTTTGAGAGCCCGGGTGCTTGGAAAACTCCAAGGCCGAGAGAAAAATAGACTCAATTTTTGGAAAATCTAGATTTGAAATTTCAATCAGTGCCGAGGAAGAATAAGACATCTGAGATAAGAGAATATTGGCTGGGCCTAGAGTGTGTCAATGGCCGTGAGACTAATGCACGCCAGAAAAAACGCGTTGCCAACGCACGCTCGGATACCGATCACCGCCCCAACGTTTTTGCCAGTCTAAAGAAAGCCAAACAAAGAGGACTTTGCCATAAATTTGACCAGTTGGCACAGTGCCCCAGTAGCGGGAATCATCGCTCGCATCACGATTATCGCCCAAAAGAAAGATTTCTCCAGGCGGAACCACCAGGGGGCCGAAATTCTGCTCTTCACGATTTCTTTGGAAAATCACTCGGCGAAAAGTGCCAAGATCACGTTCAACATAGATATCAAACGCTTCTGGATTTGGGTTGTCTTCGGGACGGGGCGGATTCTCGATTTCGTAATCGAGCGGAGTTTCGTTAATCACCAGTTTGCCATTCGTGATTTGGATTTTATCTCCTGGCAGACCGATCACGCGCTTCACATAGCTCGTATCCGGCTGATTAGGATATGAAAACACCACCAAGTCGCCTCTTTCCGGCGTTTTTTCATTCAGAGCAGAGCTCGCCCAGGGAAAACGGAAACCGTAGGCAAGACGATAAGAAAAAATAAAATCGCCAGCTTTAAGGGTGGGCTGCATAGAGCCCGTCGGTACTTTGTAAGCAGTCATGATGAAGCTTCTGACAAAAAGTGCCAGCAATACCGAAATCAGAATTGTTACGAGGTAGTCCTTCCATTGACCGCTCAACATGGGACTATTGTACTGAATTAAATAGCCTTTGCCAGCGAATTTGTCTCGGGTCGCAAATATATGAGACGGAAGTGAGGGTGTTTTCGCAGCTCAACCAGATAATAGAAGCTGGACCTACGAGATATTTTTCAGGCACAAAGCCCCAGACGCGACCGTCACTCGACTGATCACGATTGTCGCCCATAAAGAAATACTCATGGTCTGGAACTTTATACTCTTTACTTTCACTACTTGCTGTTGGTGATCCATAGAAGCGCACAACATGCTTTTGTTCGCCGACAGACTCGACGTAATATCTAAAGCCGTCGTCATCAAGCGGCGCATGCTCTTTGAGCGTCCACTCTTCACCATTCACAGTGATTTTCCCGCTCCCTTGCACGACGACAGTATCTCCAGGCAGGCCGATCAAACGCTTGATATAGAAAACATCCGGATTTTCTGGGTAACGGAAGACAAGGACCTCTCCACGTTTTGGCGTTCGCCAGCGCGCCAGCCAGTAGTCAGAAAATGGAATCTTGAGGCCTAAAGAGTATTTTTTAACGAAGATATGATCGTGAACCAGTAGGTTGGGAATCATGCTTCCCGAGGGAATCACAAACGGTTCAATAATAATCCAGCGAATCCCGAACACAACAAGCAGAGGTAAAAGAAAAGTCCCTATGGCCTGAGGCCAAGTTCCTTTAAGACTTTTCTTTGCTTGATCCATGGTTCACTCGACTCGCTATTGCGATTAATTTACAGAGTGGAAGAAACGTCCCCAACGAATCGTCAGAGGGTTGCACAGGACTGGCACCATCGGAATGGTCTCTTCACAGCTGAGCCAAATAAACATCGCACGTCCGAGGATGTTTTGCTCTGGCAAAAAGCCCCAGACGCGGCTGTCGGCAGAGTTATTACGATTATCTCCCATTACAAACAGCTGACCATCAGGAACGGTCACAGGGCCATAGCTTTCGTAGACATCGCCACGGCGAAGAAGAATGCTGTGGTCTTTTGAACCGAGAGCTTCAGTGAAGAAAACATAGTTGTTCTTGTCGTCACCGAGGTTGCCGTCACGCTGGAAATCCGCATCGCGAAGCCAGTTGAAATCATCTTGGCTGACCGGAACTTTCTTCTCTTGAGGTTTATCATTAATGAACAAAGTACCGTTTTCGTAATAAATCTTATCACCTGGCTCACCGACCACGCGCTTAATGAAGAACGTGCTCATGTCTTTAGGATATTTGAAAACGATCACTTCACCGCGTTTTGGCGTCCCGAACTTGATCAACCAGTTTTCGCTAAAAGGAACACGGATACCGTAAACGAGCTTGTTCACGAAGATATGATCGTGGATCAACAAAGATGGCAGCATAGAGCCAGATGGAATCACATAAGCTTCAATGAAGCCCCAACGGATGAACAAGGCGATGAAAACGGCCAAAAAGAGCGAGCCCCATCCATCTGTCCAAAAGTGCTTCGTACGGAAATCCCAGCTGTTTTTATTTTCGCCGCTCATGCTTTAGTCCTCAACCTTCAAAATGGCCAAAAAGGCTTCTTGAGGCACATCGACAGTACCGATCTGCTTCATGCGCTTCTTACCTTCTTTTTGCTTCTCGAGAAGCTTACGCTTACGAGAAATATCACCACCATAACACTTCGCCGTCACGTCTTTTCTGAGGGCCCCGAGGGTCTCACGCGCGACGATCTTAGCACCAATCGCTGCTTGAATAGCGACTTGGTATTGTTGTCGTGGGATCAATTCTTTCATCTTCTCAGCCAAAGCACGACCGCGAGTCACTGCCTTAGACCGATGGATGATCAAAGAAAGCGCGTCAATCGGCTCGCCGTTGATCAAAATATCCATCTTCACAAGGTCAGCCTCTTCGAAATCCATGAATTCATATTCCAAGGAAGCATAACCCTTGGAGATGGACTTCAAACGGTCATAGAAATCCATCACCATCTCATTCATCGGAAGTTTGTATTCGATGATGACCTTGGTTTCATTCACGTAGTCCATTTTTTGCTGAATGCCACGTTTGTCTTCGCACAATTTCAGGATGCCACCGATATACTCCGTCGGAGTATGGACAGTCACCTTCACGAAGGGCTCTTCGAACTTGGCAATCGCTGTTTCTGCCGGCATTTGCGATGGGTTCTCGAGCATCATTGTCGTGCCGTCGGTTTTTGTGATTCTGTACACAACCGTTGGCGCCGTCGTGATGAGATCGAGATTAAACTCACGTTCGAGACGCTCTTGCACGATCTCCATATGCAGAAGACCCAAGAAACCGCAGCGGTAACCGAAGCCCAAGGCCATGGATTTTTCTACTTCGAATGTCAAAGACGAGTCGTTCAAGCAGAGCTTATCCAAAGCATCGCGCAAGCTTTCGTACTCCGAAGCTACGACAGGAAAGATCCCCGCGAAAACCATGGGCTTGATTTTTTGGAAACCAGGCAATGGCTCTAAAGCACCATGCTTTGCCGCCGTCACAGTATCGCCGACTTTGACGTCGCGAATATCTTTGATACCACAGATGATAAAACCCACTTCACCGGCCTCAAGCACGTCGAGCATATCGGGGAATGGAGTGTATTTACCCATACGCAAAACTTCATAGTCACGGTCTGTGGCCATGAACTTAATGCGGTCGCCTTTTTTGATCACGCCGTCGACCATGCGGACCAGGACGACAACGCCTTGGTAAGCGTCGAACCAAGAGTCAAAGATCAACGCACGTGGCGTTTTGCTGCGGTCAGCGTCTGGTGGCGGAACTTTTTGAACGATCGACTCGAGAATATCAGTGATACCGATTTTCTCTTTTGCCGATGCGTGAATGATATCCGTACAGTCCAAACCAACAGTGTCTTCGATTTGCTTCTTTACTCCTTCTGGATCCGCAGAAGGAAGATCGATTTTATTTAATACAGGAATGATCTCGAGATCATTTTCGATCGCAAGATAAACGTTCGCCAAAGTTTGAGCCTCAACACCTTGAGCGGCATCGACCACAAGGATCGCGCCTTCACAAGCGGCAAGGGAACGCGAAACTTCATAAGAGAAATCCACGTGCCCCGGTGTATCGATCAAGTTGATCTGATACGTGTTGCCGTCTTTGGATTTAAACTTCAGACAAACGGTCTGAGCTTTAATGGTGATCCCGCGTTCGCGTTCGAGTTCCATGTTATCCAGGAACTGATCTTTCTTTTCACGGTCAGAAAGCGCTCCCGTCGCTTGAAGAAGCCCATCTGCTAGAGTGGACTTCCCGTGGTCGATGTGGGCGATGATAGAGAAATTTCGAATAAACTTGGGATCCATTAAATTCCAGTTCCGCCCGCGAGGGCCGAAGAGTTCCCTCCCTCAAGGGGAAGGATTAAGCCAAACCTTTGACAGCTTCTTTGAGTTGATCAACCTTGTTCAGTTTTTCCCAAGTGAAGCCTTCTTCGTTACGGCCGAAGTGACCGTACGCCGAAGTCGCGCTGTAGATGGGGCGAAGAAGATCGAATTCTTTCGTGATTCTTGCAGGACGCAAGTCCCACACTTTACGAACCGCTTTTTCCAAAACTTCTGCACCGACTTTGCTTGTGCCGTAGTCATTCACAGTGATGCTCACTGGTTCAGCCACGCCGATTGCGTAAGCAACTTGGATCAAGCAACGGTCCGCAAGGCCCGCACCGACGATATTCTTAGCGATGTGGCGAGCTGCATAGGCTGCAGAACGGTCCACTTTTGAAGGATCTTTACCAGAGAATGCGCCACCACCGTGAGCACCGTGACCACCATAGGTATCAACGATGATTTTACGGCCCGTCAAACCGGCGTCACCCATAGGACCACCCGTTACGAAACGGCCGGTTGGGTTCACGTGGAACTTAGTGTTGTTGTCGATCCATTTTGAAGGAATATGCTTTTTGATAAGTTCGTTCACAACGAATTCTTTGATCGTTGCATTGTTCACGTCTTCAGCGTGCTGAGTAGAAATAACGATGGTGTCGATACGCTTTGCAAGACCGTTTTCATACTGAACCGTGACCTGTGACTTAGCGTCTGGGCGAAGCCAGTTCACTTTGTTTGCTTTTCTCAAAGCTGCCAACTCACGCACGAGAGTGTGTGACATCGCGATTGAAAGTGGCATCAACTCAGGAGTTTCATTCACAGCGTAACCGAACATCAAGCCTTGGTCGCCCGCGCCTTGATCATCGCTCAAAGTTTCTTTCACGCCGACAGCGATGTCTGGGCTCTGTTGGCCAACTGCAACCATCACGCCGCAAGTTTTGTAGTCGAAGCCTTTGTCAGTGTCATCGTAACCGATGCGCTTAACAACGTTACGAGCCACTTCTGCGAAATTCACTTTCGCGCCCGTCGAGATTTCACCAGCAACAACAACTAAGCCGGTCGTCAGCAAAGTTTCACAAGCAACGCGCCCTTTTGGGTCTTGAGCCAGGATAGCATCTAAGATGCCATCACTGATTTGATCCGCCATTTTATCTGGGTGGCCTTCAGAAACAGATTCGCTTGTAAAAAGATAGTTTTTCAATTTCGTGTCCTCGTTTGGTAAGCCGACGTAACCATTCTTGTGCTTTGGCCGCCGTGTTGACGATTCTATGACTTTTCCTGTAACGGCGCAAATTAACGCAAACCGAGGTAGGGGTCAATAAAAAGCCCCCGGTTTTTAAGGCCGGGGGCTCCAAAGATTTGCTCTATTTTTAAAGACTTAGCCCGCCTTTTTGGCAGTCTTCGCCTCAAACTCCAAACGAGAGTTTAATTGATCCATTTTACCCTCGCGGCTGAGTTCAGGCTTCTTATGGTGCTGCATGATTTTGCGGGTTTTTAAGAACTGCTTTTCAAGCTTTTCCACAACCAAGTCCACCGCCGTATAAGCGTCCATA
The sequence above is drawn from the Bdellovibrionales bacterium genome and encodes:
- a CDS encoding ABC transporter ATP-binding protein, whose amino-acid sequence is MAILEVKKLNKTFPGGLFEKPRHVLKDVTFSLPSGETTGFVGSNGSGKTTSIKCMLDFMRPDSGEILFFGKPLDLDAKRRIGYLPERPYLYEFLSGMEFLRLHWNLVQDSEKDFIDRAHEALKRVDLFEARDKKLRQYSKGMLQRVGIAQAILNKPDLLILDEPMSGLDPDGRGLVKDILRDEAKRGTSLFFSSHLLQDMEELCSHLVVINKGIVIYDGDLTPFMKQYTSLEDAFRFAKEVKEGGVS
- the carB gene encoding carbamoyl-phosphate synthase large subunit, which translates into the protein MPRRADIKRVLIIGSGPIVIGQACEFDYSGTQACKALMKEGLEVILVNSNPATIMTDPEVATRVYVEPLKVDFLEKIIAKEKPDAVIPTLGGQTALNLALALHKQGILEKYKVELLGATPTVIEAAEDREIFRGILDKVGAKYPKSHMVRTYEQGQQVADELGYPLILRPNYTLGGGGGGIAYTPEAYQKMLVGALHESPTSEVLVEESILGWKEYELEVMRDAAGSFVVVCTIENLDPCGVHTGDSITVAPQQTLSDQEYQSMRDEAYKIINEVGLATGGANIQFATHPTTGERVVIEMNPRVSRSSALASKATGFPIAKIAAMLAIGYRLDEIRNDITKTTPSCYEPALDYVVTKIPRFAFEKFPGSKDTLNTQMKSVGEVMGIGRTLQESLMKALCSMEKTPQGVPDVTLSIDKLSYPNSQRIYHLFQSFREGKTVAEVQDLTQINPWFLEQIEALVLFEKKFKTEFSPANKDLLLEAKRKGFSDARLAALVGKTEQDLRDLRDKHDLHPRFQQVDTCAGEFESSTPYFYSSYWFNKSVPLKGKNPVVLIGSGPNRIGQGIEFDYSCVRGVKAFQKAGYPVIMVNSNPETVSTDYDTSDVLFFEPLTAESLIEIMRYAKPMGFVTQLGGQTPINLAPELQKAGFTVLGSNLETIELAEDRGLFSKICRELDLKIPNSAMAANLDEALAKETLVGYPMILRPSYVLGGRRMEVVENREELQSYFERHRDFISAERPCLIDQFLVGALEVDVDLVRGLDWTLIGGIVEHIEAAGVHSGDSMGVLPPQRLKESTCERIELLSIQLAERLKVIGHLNLQLAIKNDLIYVLEANPRSSRSVPFIAKATGIPLIDLGVAAVCGVTKSQLKLENLQWRDTSTVSVKGVVFPFKKFPEADSILGPEMKSTGESMGRGNDYAEALMKAFISSNVSLPQKGEVFFSLRDKDKESLLGLARILVKMGYTISATSGTAAYFNQKGVQCLALRKVDEGRPHCVDRIRSGHVSLVINTTAGRRAIEASFDIRRACTDYSIPCLTESDAAEAFVLALRKARTGQSDVQPLRATEVFI
- the carA gene encoding glutamine-hydrolyzing carbamoyl-phosphate synthase small subunit, encoding MKKAFLVLETGEVYFGKWHGGEDRAGEVVFNTSHSGYEEIATDPSYFSQIVVMTAPMMGNYGVDNQVWESGRLWIEGFIALQLQESGRDKTWIQRLNENGIPAVSELDTRELVLRLRSGGTPWGALVQAENEADAKKKASALIAEKKKLDKDWVYLASRKTKETRRGDFLGGPKVAVLDFGSKENILRELQKYCSELTIYPSRATTQEVLSTNPDFVMLTNGPGDPADVQVAPQTIRDLIGKKPVFGICMGHQVLSLALGAKTYKLKFGHRGANHPIKDDLLEQIYVTSQNHGYAVDPKTLPVEARVTQINLNDGTVAGFYNPEKKYLGIQYHPEACPGPHEAKNLFKFFIEKVL
- a CDS encoding aspartate carbamoyltransferase catalytic subunit, encoding MSYSSSALIEISNLDFPKIESIFLSALEFSKHPGSQNFAAKTAALLFFEPSTRTRFSFEAAAGRLGVHPLLLDGAAGTSLEKGESIEDTVLNIAAMEPAAVIIRCGDDVDLYDLQKKIKMPILNAGWGKKAHPTQALLDAMTLKANGRDFTKEKLLVIGDVKHSRVIGSHFQLAKILGYEIAVCGPKEFLPEGYQGKYFSRLDEGLSWATSIMALRVQHERHVEKFSVASYREQFGLNLQKLKSWKSDGLVMHPGPVNYGVELDLDVNQDPRCKILEQVKWGTYVRQALLANVLSQKVVS
- the lepB gene encoding signal peptidase I; amino-acid sequence: MLSGQWKDYLVTILISVLLALFVRSFIMTAYKVPTGSMQPTLKAGDFIFSYRLAYGFRFPWASSALNEKTPERGDLVVFSYPNQPDTSYVKRVIGLPGDKIQITNGKLVINETPLDYEIENPPRPEDNPNPEAFDIYVERDLGTFRRVIFQRNREEQNFGPLVVPPGEIFLLGDNRDASDDSRYWGTVPTGQIYGKVLFVWLSLDWQKRWGGDRYPSVRWQRVFSGVH
- the lepB gene encoding signal peptidase I; the encoded protein is MDQAKKSLKGTWPQAIGTFLLPLLVVFGIRWIIIEPFVIPSGSMIPNLLVHDHIFVKKYSLGLKIPFSDYWLARWRTPKRGEVLVFRYPENPDVFYIKRLIGLPGDTVVVQGSGKITVNGEEWTLKEHAPLDDDGFRYYVESVGEQKHVVRFYGSPTASSESKEYKVPDHEYFFMGDNRDQSSDGRVWGFVPEKYLVGPASIIWLSCENTLTSVSYICDPRQIRWQRLFNSVQ
- the lepB gene encoding signal peptidase I is translated as MSGENKNSWDFRTKHFWTDGWGSLFLAVFIALFIRWGFIEAYVIPSGSMLPSLLIHDHIFVNKLVYGIRVPFSENWLIKFGTPKRGEVIVFKYPKDMSTFFIKRVVGEPGDKIYYENGTLFINDKPQEKKVPVSQDDFNWLRDADFQRDGNLGDDKNNYVFFTEALGSKDHSILLRRGDVYESYGPVTVPDGQLFVMGDNRNNSADSRVWGFLPEQNILGRAMFIWLSCEETIPMVPVLCNPLTIRWGRFFHSVN
- the lepA gene encoding elongation factor 4 produces the protein MDPKFIRNFSIIAHIDHGKSTLADGLLQATGALSDREKKDQFLDNMELERERGITIKAQTVCLKFKSKDGNTYQINLIDTPGHVDFSYEVSRSLAACEGAILVVDAAQGVEAQTLANVYLAIENDLEIIPVLNKIDLPSADPEGVKKQIEDTVGLDCTDIIHASAKEKIGITDILESIVQKVPPPDADRSKTPRALIFDSWFDAYQGVVVLVRMVDGVIKKGDRIKFMATDRDYEVLRMGKYTPFPDMLDVLEAGEVGFIICGIKDIRDVKVGDTVTAAKHGALEPLPGFQKIKPMVFAGIFPVVASEYESLRDALDKLCLNDSSLTFEVEKSMALGFGYRCGFLGLLHMEIVQERLEREFNLDLITTAPTVVYRITKTDGTTMMLENPSQMPAETAIAKFEEPFVKVTVHTPTEYIGGILKLCEDKRGIQQKMDYVNETKVIIEYKLPMNEMVMDFYDRLKSISKGYASLEYEFMDFEEADLVKMDILINGEPIDALSLIIHRSKAVTRGRALAEKMKELIPRQQYQVAIQAAIGAKIVARETLGALRKDVTAKCYGGDISRKRKLLEKQKEGKKRMKQIGTVDVPQEAFLAILKVED